One window of the Lonchura striata isolate bLonStr1 chromosome 9, bLonStr1.mat, whole genome shotgun sequence genome contains the following:
- the DNAJC6 gene encoding auxilin isoform X2: protein MDSSGASSPDMESSYGGGLLDMVKGGAGRLFSNLKDNLKDTLKDTSSKVMQSVASYTKGELDISYITSRIIVMSFPAEGVELGFRNHIEDVRTFLDSRHPDHYTVFNLSPKYYRSAKFHNRVSECSWPVRQAPSLHNLYAVCKNMHNWLQQNPKNVCVIHCMDGRAASAVLVSAMFCFCHLFSHPGPAVQLLNTKRPGIILWPSHRRYIGYICDLIADKPVIPHCKPLTIKSVTLSPVPCFNKQRNGCRPFCDILSGETRILTTSQEYERMKEYRVQEGKVLIPLGATVHGDVVVSVYHMRSTIGGRLQAKMTNTQIFQIQFHTGFIALGTTTLKFTKPELDACDSPDKYPQLFHVILDIEIQSADRQTELTPPWENFTTKDINPSILFSSHQEHQDTLALAGRGATDSPQDNIRNVGQSAFFSSLSWQDQKSDKSSSHPTSEDRAALVHEESEQSDDELLSLSSQHSNASGDKPHGTPKHSKKQQEPPAAPPPEDVDLLGLDGSPMSKSFPSQPSAAPSNSELLNDLFGVGGPSCQSPAGAGAGAGAAAAAAEEVFHVGAPGSVQSTPRRSAASASPSPSPRVGEATAFDPFGSSPKQTGPDLLGSFLGSSAVPGDPFLQATRSPSPTVHSDPFHMASSTPTVSIQPDVSSGWDWPNKAGGLGMGSKSAATSPTGSLHSTPTHQAKPQTLDPFADLGSLGANLAGGPSFSSKPTTPTGMGGGFPPSPQKPPPQPMGGSGWQQGTGYGWQGAQPKGQPGVPHASPQNKPNYNVSFSATGTQGERGKGAANVDSKPKVSADFEDLLSGQGFNAHKDKKGPKTIAEMRKEEMAKEMDPEKLKVLEWIEGKERNIRALLSTMHTVLWAGETKWKPVSMADLVTPEQVKKVYRRAVLVVHPDKATGQPYEQYAKMIFMELNDAWSEFENQGQKPLY, encoded by the exons ATGGACAGCTCAG GTGCCTCGTCACCAGACATGGAGTCCAGCTATGGGGGAGGCCTGCTGGACATGGTgaagggaggagcagggaggctcttCAGCAACCTGAAGGACAACCTGAAGGACACCCTGAAGGATACCTCCTCCAAGGTCATGCAGTCTGTGGCCAG TTACACCAAGGGAGAGCTGGACATTTCCTACATTACCTCAAGGATCATAG TGATGTCTTTTCCTGCTGAGGGCGTGGAGCTGGGCTTCAGGAACCACATTGAGGATGTCAGGACGTTCCTGGACTCCAGGCACCCCGACCACTACACCGTGTTCAACTTGTCACCCAAATATTATCGCAGTGCCAAGTTCCACAACAGG gtgtctgAGTGCAGCTGGCCCGTCCGGCAGGCGCCCAGCCTGCACAACCTCTACGCTGTCTGCAAGAACATGCACAACTGGCTGCAGCAGAACCCCAAAAACGTCTGTGTCATCCACTGCATG GACGGCCGTGCAGCCTCAGCAGTTCTGGTCAGTGCAATGTTCTGTTTCTGTCACCTCTTCTCCcatcctggccctgctgtgcagctgctgaaCACAAAGAGACCTGGAATTATACTGTGGCCATCTCACAGGAG GTACATAGGGTACATTTGTGACCTAATAGCAGACAAACCTGTCATCCCCCACTGCAAACCACTCACGATCAAGTCAGTCACCCTCAGCCCCGTCCCCTGCTTCAACAAGCAGCGCAACGGCTGCCGGCCCTTCTGCGACATCCTCAGCGGAGAGACCAGGATCCTCACCACTTCCCAGGAGTATGAGAGGATGAA AGAATACCGTGTGCAGGAAGGGAAGGTGCTGATCCCACTGGGAGCCACTGTCCATGGAGATGTTGTTGTCTCTGTCTACCACATGAGATCGACCATCGGGGGACGCCTCCAAGCCAAA atgaCCAACACACAAATATTCCAAATTCAATTTCATACTGGATTCATAGCCCTGGGAACAACCACTCTCAAATTCACCAA GCCTGAGCTGGATGCCTGTGACTCTCCAGACAAATATCCTCAGCTCTTTCATGTTATACTGGACATAGAAATTCAGTCTGCAGACAGACAAACTGAATTAACTCCCCCATGGGAGAACTTCACGACAAAAGACATCAATCCCTCCATTCTCTTCTCCTCCCACCAGGAGCACCAGGACACTCTTGCTTTGGCAG gtagAGGTGCCACGGATTCCCCCCAGGATAACATCAGGAATGTTGGGCAGAGTGCATTCTTCTCCTCTCTCAGCTGGCAAG ATCAGAAATCTGACAAAAGTAGCTCTCACCCCACCTCAGAGGATCGAGCAGCGTTGGTGCATGAGGAAAGCGAACAGTCAGATGACGAACTCTTGTCCCTTTCCAGTCAGCACAGTAATGCCAGCGGTGACAAGCCCCACGGGACACCCAAACACAGCAAAAAGCAGCAGGAgcctccagcagcacctccccCTGAAGACGTGGACCTGCTGGGCCTGGATGGCAGCCCCATGAGCAAGAGCTTTCCCTCgcagcccagcgctgccccctCTAACTCTGAGCTGCTGAATGATTTGTTTGGGGTCGGAGGGCCGAGctgccagagccctgctggagctggagctggagctggagctgctgctgctgctgctgaggaggttTTCCATGTGGGGGCACCTGGATCTGTGCAGTCGACCCCGCGGCGCTCGGCAGCTTCggcgtccccgtccccgtccccgaGGGTAGGAGAAG CCACTGCCTTTGATCCTTTTGGAAGTAGCCCCAAACAAACTGGTCCAGATCTCCTGGGCTCCTTCCTTGGCTCATCAGCTGTCCCTGGGGATCCTTTCCTTCAAGCCACAAGAAGCCCTTCACCAACTGTGCACAGTGATCCTTTTCACATGG CTTCAAGCACTCCAACTGTTTCCATCCAACCAGATGTTTCCAGTGGTTGGGACTGGCCCAACAAAGCAG gtgGTCTAGGAATGGGGAGTAAGTCTGCTGCCACCAGTCCTACAGGATCCCTCCACAGCACTCCCACTCATCAGGCTAAACCCCAAACACTGGATCCATTTGCTGATCTGGGAAGTCTTGGAGCCAATTTAGCAG GTGGCCCCTCGTTCTCCAGCAAGCCGACCACGCCGACGGGCATGGGTGGGGGCTTCCCCCCGTCGCCGCAGAAGCCACCGCCGCAGCCCATGGGTGGCAGCGGGTGGCAGCAGGGCACGGGCTACggctggcagggggcacagcccaAAGGCCAGCCCGGCGTGCCCCACGCCTCCCCCCAGAACAAGCCCAACTACAACGTCAGCTTCTCGGCCACGGGGACGCAGGGCGAGCGGGGCAAAGGAGCTGCGAATGTTG ATTCCAAGCCAAAAGTGTCTGCAGATTTCGAAGATTTATTATCTGGTCAAGGCTTTAATGCTCACAAGGACAAGAAGGGCCCCAAAACAATAGCTGAGatgagaaaagaagaaatggcAAAGGAGATGGACCCTGAAAAACTAAAA GTGCTGGAGTGGAtcgaagggaaggagaggaatatcagggctctgctgtccaCCATGCACACggtgctgtgggcaggggagACCAAGTGGAAGCCTGTGAGTATGGCAGACCTGGTGACTCCAGAGCAGGTGAAGAAGGTGTACAGGCGGGCCGTGCTCGTCGTTCACCCCGACAAG GCTACTGGGCAGCCATATGAACAATATGCAAAGATGATATTTATGGAGCTGAACGATGCCTGGTCAGAATTTGAAAACCAAGGACAAAAACCCTTGTATTAG
- the LEPROT gene encoding leptin receptor gene-related protein produces the protein MAGVKALVALSFSGAIGLTFLMLGCALEYYGVYWPLFVLIFYFICPIPHFIAKRVGDDSDAASSACRELAYFFTTGIVVSAFGFPIILARVEAIKWGACGLVLAGNAVIFLTILGFFLVFGRGDDFSWEQW, from the exons ATGGCGGGCGTGAAAG CTCTCGTGGCGCTGTCCTTCAGCGGAGCCATCGGGCTGACGTTCCTCATGCTGGGCTGCGCCCTGGAGTACTACGG tgtGTACTGGCCCCTGTTTGTGTTGATATTTTACTTCATCTGCCCCATTCCCCACTTCATTGCCAAGCGAGTGGGGGATGACAGCGATGcagccagcagtgcctgcagggagctggccTATTTCTTCACCACAGGAATTGTTGTCTCTGCCTTTGGATTCCCCATCATCCTTGCACGGGTGGAAGCA ATCAAATGGGGAGCCTGTGGCCTGGTGCTGGCTGGCAATGCAGTCATTTTCCTTACAATTTTAGGCTTTTTCCTTGTGTTTGGCAGAGGAGATGACTTTAGCTGGGAGCAGTGGTAG
- the DNAJC6 gene encoding auxilin isoform X1 produces the protein MSLLGSYRKKPGGDGYESLQLVDSGAEGPGRSPGRQRQQQQQQQQQRQQRQQQQRQQQQQQQQQQQQQQQQQQQQQQRQQQQRQQQQRQQQQQQQQQQQRQQQQQQRQQQRQQQQQQPGGSTMDSSGASSPDMESSYGGGLLDMVKGGAGRLFSNLKDNLKDTLKDTSSKVMQSVASYTKGELDISYITSRIIVMSFPAEGVELGFRNHIEDVRTFLDSRHPDHYTVFNLSPKYYRSAKFHNRVSECSWPVRQAPSLHNLYAVCKNMHNWLQQNPKNVCVIHCMDGRAASAVLVSAMFCFCHLFSHPGPAVQLLNTKRPGIILWPSHRRYIGYICDLIADKPVIPHCKPLTIKSVTLSPVPCFNKQRNGCRPFCDILSGETRILTTSQEYERMKEYRVQEGKVLIPLGATVHGDVVVSVYHMRSTIGGRLQAKMTNTQIFQIQFHTGFIALGTTTLKFTKPELDACDSPDKYPQLFHVILDIEIQSADRQTELTPPWENFTTKDINPSILFSSHQEHQDTLALAGRGATDSPQDNIRNVGQSAFFSSLSWQDQKSDKSSSHPTSEDRAALVHEESEQSDDELLSLSSQHSNASGDKPHGTPKHSKKQQEPPAAPPPEDVDLLGLDGSPMSKSFPSQPSAAPSNSELLNDLFGVGGPSCQSPAGAGAGAGAAAAAAEEVFHVGAPGSVQSTPRRSAASASPSPSPRVGEATAFDPFGSSPKQTGPDLLGSFLGSSAVPGDPFLQATRSPSPTVHSDPFHMASSTPTVSIQPDVSSGWDWPNKAGGLGMGSKSAATSPTGSLHSTPTHQAKPQTLDPFADLGSLGANLAGGPSFSSKPTTPTGMGGGFPPSPQKPPPQPMGGSGWQQGTGYGWQGAQPKGQPGVPHASPQNKPNYNVSFSATGTQGERGKGAANVDSKPKVSADFEDLLSGQGFNAHKDKKGPKTIAEMRKEEMAKEMDPEKLKVLEWIEGKERNIRALLSTMHTVLWAGETKWKPVSMADLVTPEQVKKVYRRAVLVVHPDKATGQPYEQYAKMIFMELNDAWSEFENQGQKPLY, from the exons ATGAGCCTGCTGGGGAGCTACCGCAAGAAGCCGGGCGGTGACGGCTATGAATCCCTGCAGCTGGTGGACAGCGGCGCTgaggggccgggccggagccccgggcggcagcggcagcagcagcagcagcagcagcagcagcggcagcagcggcagcagcagcagcggcagcagcagcagcagcagcagcagcagcagcagcagcagcagcagcagcagcagcagcagcagcagcggcagcagcagcagcggcagcagcagcagcggcagcagcagcagcagcagcagcagcagcagcagcggcagcagcagcagcagcagcggcagcagcagcggcagcagcagcagcagcagcccggcGGCAGCACCATGGACAGCTCAG GTGCCTCGTCACCAGACATGGAGTCCAGCTATGGGGGAGGCCTGCTGGACATGGTgaagggaggagcagggaggctcttCAGCAACCTGAAGGACAACCTGAAGGACACCCTGAAGGATACCTCCTCCAAGGTCATGCAGTCTGTGGCCAG TTACACCAAGGGAGAGCTGGACATTTCCTACATTACCTCAAGGATCATAG TGATGTCTTTTCCTGCTGAGGGCGTGGAGCTGGGCTTCAGGAACCACATTGAGGATGTCAGGACGTTCCTGGACTCCAGGCACCCCGACCACTACACCGTGTTCAACTTGTCACCCAAATATTATCGCAGTGCCAAGTTCCACAACAGG gtgtctgAGTGCAGCTGGCCCGTCCGGCAGGCGCCCAGCCTGCACAACCTCTACGCTGTCTGCAAGAACATGCACAACTGGCTGCAGCAGAACCCCAAAAACGTCTGTGTCATCCACTGCATG GACGGCCGTGCAGCCTCAGCAGTTCTGGTCAGTGCAATGTTCTGTTTCTGTCACCTCTTCTCCcatcctggccctgctgtgcagctgctgaaCACAAAGAGACCTGGAATTATACTGTGGCCATCTCACAGGAG GTACATAGGGTACATTTGTGACCTAATAGCAGACAAACCTGTCATCCCCCACTGCAAACCACTCACGATCAAGTCAGTCACCCTCAGCCCCGTCCCCTGCTTCAACAAGCAGCGCAACGGCTGCCGGCCCTTCTGCGACATCCTCAGCGGAGAGACCAGGATCCTCACCACTTCCCAGGAGTATGAGAGGATGAA AGAATACCGTGTGCAGGAAGGGAAGGTGCTGATCCCACTGGGAGCCACTGTCCATGGAGATGTTGTTGTCTCTGTCTACCACATGAGATCGACCATCGGGGGACGCCTCCAAGCCAAA atgaCCAACACACAAATATTCCAAATTCAATTTCATACTGGATTCATAGCCCTGGGAACAACCACTCTCAAATTCACCAA GCCTGAGCTGGATGCCTGTGACTCTCCAGACAAATATCCTCAGCTCTTTCATGTTATACTGGACATAGAAATTCAGTCTGCAGACAGACAAACTGAATTAACTCCCCCATGGGAGAACTTCACGACAAAAGACATCAATCCCTCCATTCTCTTCTCCTCCCACCAGGAGCACCAGGACACTCTTGCTTTGGCAG gtagAGGTGCCACGGATTCCCCCCAGGATAACATCAGGAATGTTGGGCAGAGTGCATTCTTCTCCTCTCTCAGCTGGCAAG ATCAGAAATCTGACAAAAGTAGCTCTCACCCCACCTCAGAGGATCGAGCAGCGTTGGTGCATGAGGAAAGCGAACAGTCAGATGACGAACTCTTGTCCCTTTCCAGTCAGCACAGTAATGCCAGCGGTGACAAGCCCCACGGGACACCCAAACACAGCAAAAAGCAGCAGGAgcctccagcagcacctccccCTGAAGACGTGGACCTGCTGGGCCTGGATGGCAGCCCCATGAGCAAGAGCTTTCCCTCgcagcccagcgctgccccctCTAACTCTGAGCTGCTGAATGATTTGTTTGGGGTCGGAGGGCCGAGctgccagagccctgctggagctggagctggagctggagctgctgctgctgctgctgaggaggttTTCCATGTGGGGGCACCTGGATCTGTGCAGTCGACCCCGCGGCGCTCGGCAGCTTCggcgtccccgtccccgtccccgaGGGTAGGAGAAG CCACTGCCTTTGATCCTTTTGGAAGTAGCCCCAAACAAACTGGTCCAGATCTCCTGGGCTCCTTCCTTGGCTCATCAGCTGTCCCTGGGGATCCTTTCCTTCAAGCCACAAGAAGCCCTTCACCAACTGTGCACAGTGATCCTTTTCACATGG CTTCAAGCACTCCAACTGTTTCCATCCAACCAGATGTTTCCAGTGGTTGGGACTGGCCCAACAAAGCAG gtgGTCTAGGAATGGGGAGTAAGTCTGCTGCCACCAGTCCTACAGGATCCCTCCACAGCACTCCCACTCATCAGGCTAAACCCCAAACACTGGATCCATTTGCTGATCTGGGAAGTCTTGGAGCCAATTTAGCAG GTGGCCCCTCGTTCTCCAGCAAGCCGACCACGCCGACGGGCATGGGTGGGGGCTTCCCCCCGTCGCCGCAGAAGCCACCGCCGCAGCCCATGGGTGGCAGCGGGTGGCAGCAGGGCACGGGCTACggctggcagggggcacagcccaAAGGCCAGCCCGGCGTGCCCCACGCCTCCCCCCAGAACAAGCCCAACTACAACGTCAGCTTCTCGGCCACGGGGACGCAGGGCGAGCGGGGCAAAGGAGCTGCGAATGTTG ATTCCAAGCCAAAAGTGTCTGCAGATTTCGAAGATTTATTATCTGGTCAAGGCTTTAATGCTCACAAGGACAAGAAGGGCCCCAAAACAATAGCTGAGatgagaaaagaagaaatggcAAAGGAGATGGACCCTGAAAAACTAAAA GTGCTGGAGTGGAtcgaagggaaggagaggaatatcagggctctgctgtccaCCATGCACACggtgctgtgggcaggggagACCAAGTGGAAGCCTGTGAGTATGGCAGACCTGGTGACTCCAGAGCAGGTGAAGAAGGTGTACAGGCGGGCCGTGCTCGTCGTTCACCCCGACAAG GCTACTGGGCAGCCATATGAACAATATGCAAAGATGATATTTATGGAGCTGAACGATGCCTGGTCAGAATTTGAAAACCAAGGACAAAAACCCTTGTATTAG